The Methanobrevibacter millerae genome includes the window AATCTTGCTTCCGTTAAAAGTCATTTCTAGTGGCCTTTCAAAATCTGTCATAAGTACGGTTCCATATTCTGAAAGTTCTCTGTTTTTCCAGTAATCCGCTTCCTTAGTCTGCTGATTCTTAACCCATAATACATTAACCGGAGGGTTTCTTTTAAGTTCATATTTTATGGATGGCTTTTCACAAATGAGTAAGATATCTTCAACCGTTAGATTTTCGATTCCACAACTGACAAATTGATTTAAAACCTTTTTGATGCTCCTTAAAAATGAGTGGACATATGGAAAAGTGTATTTGTTGGCATCGAACTTTAATTTCAAGAGATATTTCTGGGATGATTCGCCGATAATCAGTGAGGGGTTTGAATCATTGTCTTCCAAATCATTATAAATATAATTAAAATGAGATTGGATGGTCAATTTCCTTAACAATTCATTATACTCCTTTGGATTGGAAAAATCATCACTGAGATTGGCAATATACTCAATGACATTCCTTTTTCTGTTTTCATCATTGAATTTCAATGGGGCCTCAATGGATTTTCCATTGATTTTGGACTTTGTTTTGATGAAAATTTGGCTATCTTCACTATATTTTGTCAATGTAATGCATGTAGCTGTCAAAAACAACAAATTAGGGTCTAAATCGTATTTTAAAGCTAAATCATTAATTTTTGATTTGATTATGGAAATGCAAACATATTCCATTTTTGAGATGTTGTCATCATTTTTATTAAACATAAGGGCTGAAGATTGCATAAAAACACACTATAATAGTAGTTTTTACTGATTATTATTAAAAAATTTTTTCATTTAGTTCACAATTTTTAATCCTAAAACAAAATTGATTTGACTTTGGAGGGAATCCTATTGATTTTGCAATTTTTTTTTAAATCAGGAGTGTTGGCGGAAATTATTTAATTTTGAACATTTTTCATTTTCTCCATTTTATTTTTCTTATATTAAGTTAATGATATGAATCTTATTGCGTTAATAACTGAATTTAAATCCATTTTATTTATTTTTATTAGATTAAATAATCTTATTAGATTGTATGATGCTACAATGGCGAACATTAGGTTCTGTACTCTTTTTAATCCAATTATTGGGATATGGTCATAATCATAGATTCTTTTGAAAGTTCCGTTGTGTGCTTCTACTGTCTTTGAACGTAGTTTATAGTCTTTTATTCCTTCTTCTGTGGACATTAATCGTTCTACTTTGTATTTGACGTCGTGAACGTATCTTGTTATTGTTCTGTGGTTTGTTGTGTAGCAGGTTCCTTTGTGTTTGCATTTTTTGCAAGCTGTGTAGTTGGAATAGACTAATTTGATTTTATTTCCTCCTCCTTTTTCTTGTGGTGCTGGATATGAGCCGTCAAGGGTTAATTCTTGTTTTTCTGGGCAAATAAAAACATTTTTATATTCATCAAAAACAAAGTAATCTATAGCAAATGGATTGTCAGGTTGATTGCCTGAATTTTGTCTATTTTGCTGTTTTGTTGGAATTAAGGCAGTGATATCTAATTCTTCGAGATATTGCAGATTTGCTAGTGTTGAATATATTGTATCCGTGCTAATTTTTTGGGGTTTAAGTTGTAAATTAACGAGTATTTGATTCATTAATGCTGGGATTTGGTAATGGTCTGTGGGATTTTGAACTGCATTAACTCCACAAATTAACTTTGATTTTGTATCTGTCCCCAATTGTATGTTATATGCAAATTTTGGATATTTTTGTCCTTTATCTTTTATTTTCATTAATCGAGTGTCATGATCATTTAAAGCCAGTGACACTTGGCCAGAATAATCTAACAACTGCCACCAATGAAACAAAATATCGACTTTTTCTTCGTCAGATAATGAATTATCCATTAGAAATTTTCTTGCTGTTCTTCTAAGCTGTTTAATTTCATTTTTTGACAATTCTTCAACCATATAATGTCTAATTAATAGACTAATGTCTTTTTCTTTAATTATATTAAATGGTGAATTATATGCCTTTTTGATTGTCCCATCAATCGCAATATGTTCAAAATCAGTTAAACCCAGTTTATTAGCCACAATTAGAATAAAACTCATAATAAACTGGAAAATTCCTTGAAAATCCTCACGATAATCTCGAATAGTTCGATCTTTAGGTTCAATAGCATGTGAAATTAAATTATATAAATAATTAAATTTTGCATTATGGGCCAAGACCACAGAACTTGTTATTTTATTAATATAACCATAAAAAATTAGTTTAATCATATCTTTAAGTTCAAATGGTGGTTTTCCTTTATCAGACGTTATTCGTTCAATTTTAAAGAAATTAAAAGCACTATCAACAATAATGGATGTAAGATACATAAGCTGAAATTCTTCATCCATTTCATCAATTTCCCTACTTTTATCACTCAGAATAAGTGAATTCAAAATCATATAAATCAAAACTCCATATAATTAATTAAATAATTATAAAATTAACTATAATTAATTATATATTTGTAATTTGTAATATAAATAGATTTTAATAACTTATAGTAAGAATAAAAAATAAATAACTAATATTATCAAATATTAACAATAATATTAATAGTATAGAAAAATTGAAGTTTAAAATCTCAAGAAATGAAAAAAATAAGAAAAAACAAGCAAAAAAATTGAAAATACATGATTGAACATTATTTAAAATTAATTTAAAAAATTAGTAAAAAGTTGAACAGTTATTAATAACTAATAATTTCCGCCAACACTCATAATAAAATAGCTATTTATATATAATTTAAAAAAGTAAAATAATATTAATTAAGATAATTGAGGTTATTATATGAAAGGTGAAGTATATTATGGTAAAGGCATTCGTGAATTGGAAGATCAATATCCTGATTTGTACGAACTTGTAACTGATATGAATGAAACTGTATGGGATGGAAAAATTCTCGATTATAAAACTCAAAAATTAATAGCTATTGGAATTACTGCTTCCCGTGCAGACCCAAGAGCAACTAAAAAGCAAATTAAAAGTGCAATTGAAGTGTTAGGTATCAGTAAAGATGAAATTGTTGATGTTTTAAGAGTTGTTTTATTAACCTCAGGTATGCCAGCATTTTCAAAATCCTTACAAATTTTAAACAGTGTTTTAGAGACTATGGATTAAGCTTCAAAATCATTTTGAAGTTTTCTTTTTTTCTTATATTATTTTTAAAGTCATTACTATTCTGAATATATGGTATGCTATAAAAAGGATCATTCCGATGTTTAATAATGAGGTTACTATCGGTTTTTCAAGATATATTTCTCTTTTAGATTCATTTATTTCAACCTTATCATATTTTGTAAATATTGCATTCAGCCCTACAATCCAAGCAAAAAGTAGAATTATCAAATAAGTTGCTACTATGCCAATGTCTCCAATGTTTGCTGAATTTATGTTTTGTGTTATGTTGCTTAGTGATGTGGAGAAAAATATACTGGCTACTGATCCGAAGAAATTGACGAATGCATGTAATGATATTG containing:
- a CDS encoding transposase, coding for MILNSLILSDKSREIDEMDEEFQLMYLTSIIVDSAFNFFKIERITSDKGKPPFELKDMIKLIFYGYINKITSSVVLAHNAKFNYLYNLISHAIEPKDRTIRDYREDFQGIFQFIMSFILIVANKLGLTDFEHIAIDGTIKKAYNSPFNIIKEKDISLLIRHYMVEELSKNEIKQLRRTARKFLMDNSLSDEEKVDILFHWWQLLDYSGQVSLALNDHDTRLMKIKDKGQKYPKFAYNIQLGTDTKSKLICGVNAVQNPTDHYQIPALMNQILVNLQLKPQKISTDTIYSTLANLQYLEELDITALIPTKQQNRQNSGNQPDNPFAIDYFVFDEYKNVFICPEKQELTLDGSYPAPQEKGGGNKIKLVYSNYTACKKCKHKGTCYTTNHRTITRYVHDVKYKVERLMSTEEGIKDYKLRSKTVEAHNGTFKRIYDYDHIPIIGLKRVQNLMFAIVASYNLIRLFNLIKINKMDLNSVINAIRFISLT
- a CDS encoding carboxymuconolactone decarboxylase family protein; the protein is MKGEVYYGKGIRELEDQYPDLYELVTDMNETVWDGKILDYKTQKLIAIGITASRADPRATKKQIKSAIEVLGISKDEIVDVLRVVLLTSGMPAFSKSLQILNSVLETMD